The DNA sequence CACCCGGACGCCGACGCGTTCGCCGACCTCGGCGAGGCGCGAGCCGGAGAGGCCGCCGGTGCGCACCCACAGAGTCAGGCCGCCGCGCGGCACCTCGAACTCCCAGTCGGGCAGCTCCCTGCGCACGGCGGCGACCAGCGCGTCGCGGTTGTCGCGGGCCTGGGCCCTGCGCACGTTCACCGCCTCGTTCCAGCCGCCGGTGTTCAGGAGCCAGTTCACGGCGAGCTGCTCCAGGACGGGCGTGCCCAGGTCGGCGTACGCGCGCGCCGCCACCAGGCTGCGGATCACGTCGGGCGCGGCCCGCACCCAGCCGATCCGCATGCCCGCCCAGAAGGCCTTGCTGGCCGAGCCGACGGTGATGACGGTGGCCCCCGCGGGGTCGAAGCCGCAGACGGGCCGTGGCATCTCGACGTCGTCGAGGGCGAGTTCACTCATGGTCTCGTCGACGACCAGGACGGTGCCCGCGGAGCGCGCCGCGTCCACCAGCTTGCGGCGCTGGTCCTCGTCGGCGAGGGCACCGGTCGGGTTGTGGAAGTCCGCGACGACGTACGCGAGACGGGGCGCCGCGTCGCGCAGCACCTGCCGCCAGCGGTCCAGGTCCCAGCCGTGCAGCCCCTCGGCCATCGCGACGGGCACGAGCCGTGCGCCCGCCTCGCGCATCAACTGGAGGATGTTGGCGTACGACGGCGACTCGACGGCGATGCGTTCGCCGCGGCCCGCGAAGAGGTGGCAGATCGCGTCGATGGCGCCCATGGCGCCGGTGGTGACCATGATCTGTTCCGGCATGGTCGGGATCCCGCGCGCGGTGTAGCGCTCGGCGAGCATGGCGCGCAGGGCGGGCAGTCCCGCCGGGTAGTCGCCGTGGGTGTGGGCGTAGGGCGGCAGCTCTTCAAGGGCGCCCTGTACGGCACGGGTGAGCCAGGGCTCGGGGGCGGGCAGGGCCGCGCAGCCCAGGTCGATCATGGAGCCGACGGCTTCGGGCGGCAGGGGTTCGAGCCCGCGCGCGGGGAGCGGGTTTCCGGCCGGGACCGCGGTCCAGCTGCCCGCGCCCCTGCGGGACTCGAGGAACCCTTCGGTGCGCAGCGCCTCGTAGGCGGCGGCGACCGTGGTGCGGCTCACGGAGAGCGCGACCGCGAGTTCCCGCTCGGCGGGCAGGCGGGCGGCCACGGGAACGCGTCCCTCCAGGACGAGGAGCCTGATGCCGTCGGCGAGGGCGCGGTAGGCGGGCGGGCGGCGGGTCCCCGCGCCCGCGGGGCGCGCCTGCTGGGAGGTGAGCAGCCGGGCGAGCTGGGTCGCGCCCACCGCTGATGTCCACTGAGCCATGATCCCAGTCCACCTTCATCGAATTGGCCATGGTTGGCGCCTTGCGCCAAGCCACAGAGTGTCATGAGTCAGGCCACTACCACCACGGGGGGCATCTCTTGTCCAGGGAGCATCCAGATCCGTCCATTCCGGCCCCGGCGCGCCGGGGCCGGTCCGTGCCGAGGCTGCCGGGCGGCGACCGCCTCACCCGGCGCCTCGTGCAGCTGTACGCGGGCCTGGTCCTGTACGGCGCGAGCTCGGCGCTGCTCGTGCGCTCGGGCCTCGGCCTGGAGCCGTGGAACGTGCTCCACCAGGGCCTGGCCGAGCGGACCGGGATCTCCATCGGCGTCGTGTCGATCTTCGTGGGCGCCGCGGTGCTTCTGCTGTGGATCCCGCTGCGGCAGCGCCCCGGCCTCGGCACGGTGTCGAACGTCTTCGTCGTGGGCCTGGCGATGGACGGCGTGCTCGCGCTCGTCCCGGACGCGCACGGGCTCGGCATACGGATCCCGCTGATGACGGCGGCCATCGTCCTCAACGGCGTGGCGACCGGCCTCTACATCGCGGCGAAGTTCGGGCCGGGCCCCCGGGACGGCCTGATGACGGGCCTGCACGAGCGCACCGGCCGCTCGATCCGGCTGATGCGCACGCTGGTGGAGGTGGCCGTGGTCGTCACCGGCTTCGCGCTCGGCGGCACCCTCGGCGTGGGCACGGTCGTATACGCCGTGGCGATCGGCCCGCTCGCCCAGTTCTTCCTGCGCCTCTTCGCCGTCCCGGCGCCATCGGCCAGGGGCGTGGTGGCCGCCGGCGGGCCATCGGAGCGGGCGATACTGCGGCGGTGACCACGCGCGTACGCCATCCGTACCTCGACCATCCGGGTCCGCTCGCCTTCGCCCACCGAGGGGGCACGGCCGACGGCCTGGAGAACACCGCGGTGGCGTTCCGGCGCGCCGTCGACCAGGGCTACCGCTATCTGGAGACCGACGTACACGCCACGGCGGACGGCCGGCTCGTGGCGTTCCACGACGCCACGCTCGACCGGGTCACGGACGGGACCGGCTCCATCGCGGCGCTGCCGTGGCACGAGGTGCGCCACGCGCGCGTGGCGGGGCGGGAGCCGGTGCCGCTCTTCGAGGACCTCCTGGAGGCGTTCCCCGAGGCGCGCTGGAACGTGGACGTGAAGGCCGAGCCGGCGCTGGTGCCGCTGCTCGACCTGGTCGAGCGCGCCCGTGCCTGGGACCGGGTCTGCGTCGGTTCGTTCTCCGAGGCGCGGGTGGCGCGGGCCCAGCGGCTCGCGGGCCCGCGCCTCGCGACGTCGTACGGGACGCGCGGCGTCCTGGCGCTGCGGCTGCGCTCCCTGGGCTTCCCGGCCGTCCCGCGGGTGTCCGCGGTGTGCGCGCAGGTGCCCGAGGCGCAGTCGGGTGTCCGGGTGGTCGATCACCGCTTCGTGCGCATGGCCCACGCGCGCGGGCTCCAGGTGCACGTGTGGACGATCAACGACGCGGCCCGCATGCACGCGCTGCTCGACCTCGGGGTCGACGGGATCATGACGGATCACACAGAGACACTGCGCGACGTCCTCAAGGACCGCGGCTCCTGGGTGTGATCACCTCGGGGCGCAGGGCGCGGACCAGCCGATTCCGGGCCTGATTTAGCAACGAGCGGCGAAGGCCGGTAGTGTACGCCTTTGGCCTACCAGGCGGACCGTTACTGCGTGCTGAGATTTCGGCAACGCTGGGTGACATCTGTTGTCAGATGTGACAAACCGGGCGTCGGTGGGTACAACAAGGGGCGGCATACGACGGCGACGCATGGCCCGGTACGGGAATCTTTACCGCCGACCGGACGTTGTCCGGATGACGACGACAGCGACACCTGTCCTGTGGGCGACAAGCCCGGGAGGCACGATTCATGAGTGAGCGAGCTCTTCGCGGCACGCGCCTCGTGGTGACAAGCTACGAGACCGACCGCGGCATCGACCTGGCCCCTCGCCAGGCCGTGGAGTACGCATGCCAGAACGGACATCGTTTCGAGATGCCGTTCTCGGTCGAGGCGGAGATTCCGCCGGAGTGGGAGTGCAAGGTCTGCGGGGCCCAGGCACTCCTCGTAGACGGGGACGGCCCCGAGGAGAAGAAGGGCAAGCCGGCGCGTACGCACTGGGACATGC is a window from the Streptomyces spectabilis genome containing:
- a CDS encoding RNA polymerase-binding protein RbpA, which produces MSERALRGTRLVVTSYETDRGIDLAPRQAVEYACQNGHRFEMPFSVEAEIPPEWECKVCGAQALLVDGDGPEEKKGKPARTHWDMLMERRTREELEEVLEERLAVLRSGAMNIAVHPRDSRKSA
- a CDS encoding PLP-dependent aminotransferase family protein gives rise to the protein MAQWTSAVGATQLARLLTSQQARPAGAGTRRPPAYRALADGIRLLVLEGRVPVAARLPAERELAVALSVSRTTVAAAYEALRTEGFLESRRGAGSWTAVPAGNPLPARGLEPLPPEAVGSMIDLGCAALPAPEPWLTRAVQGALEELPPYAHTHGDYPAGLPALRAMLAERYTARGIPTMPEQIMVTTGAMGAIDAICHLFAGRGERIAVESPSYANILQLMREAGARLVPVAMAEGLHGWDLDRWRQVLRDAAPRLAYVVADFHNPTGALADEDQRRKLVDAARSAGTVLVVDETMSELALDDVEMPRPVCGFDPAGATVITVGSASKAFWAGMRIGWVRAAPDVIRSLVAARAYADLGTPVLEQLAVNWLLNTGGWNEAVNVRRAQARDNRDALVAAVRRELPDWEFEVPRGGLTLWVRTGGLSGSRLAEVGERVGVRVPSGPRFGVDGAFEGYVRLPFTVGGAVADEAAVRLAAAARLVETGAGGGMQAPQSFVA
- a CDS encoding glycerophosphodiester phosphodiesterase, whose translation is MTTRVRHPYLDHPGPLAFAHRGGTADGLENTAVAFRRAVDQGYRYLETDVHATADGRLVAFHDATLDRVTDGTGSIAALPWHEVRHARVAGREPVPLFEDLLEAFPEARWNVDVKAEPALVPLLDLVERARAWDRVCVGSFSEARVARAQRLAGPRLATSYGTRGVLALRLRSLGFPAVPRVSAVCAQVPEAQSGVRVVDHRFVRMAHARGLQVHVWTINDAARMHALLDLGVDGIMTDHTETLRDVLKDRGSWV
- a CDS encoding YczE/YyaS/YitT family protein, which produces MPRLPGGDRLTRRLVQLYAGLVLYGASSALLVRSGLGLEPWNVLHQGLAERTGISIGVVSIFVGAAVLLLWIPLRQRPGLGTVSNVFVVGLAMDGVLALVPDAHGLGIRIPLMTAAIVLNGVATGLYIAAKFGPGPRDGLMTGLHERTGRSIRLMRTLVEVAVVVTGFALGGTLGVGTVVYAVAIGPLAQFFLRLFAVPAPSARGVVAAGGPSERAILRR